A genome region from Setaria italica strain Yugu1 chromosome III, Setaria_italica_v2.0, whole genome shotgun sequence includes the following:
- the LOC101773754 gene encoding mediator of RNA polymerase II transcription subunit 7a isoform X3, protein MISHLNQFSMFRFERVSSVMPCHDGLAGRLHLVSQESFNLLHRNLSLYRSYPRSYQRQRLWRFPFPTVRELREASSMVAMATSAYPPPPPFYRLYKDYEQDPSSAPEPPPPPPIDQIYTTFGTDRKTNELLPSLESHNLRQLYPNSPNIDFKKELRTLNRELQLHILELADILVERPSQYARRVEDISLIFSNLHHLLNSLRPHQARATLIHMLESQIQRRKQAIEDIKQRREEAQKLLGESLLILDGSQTN, encoded by the exons ATGATAAGTCATCTGAATCAATTTTCCATGTTTCGGTTTGAGAGGGTCTCTTCTGTCATGCCATGTCATGATGGTTTAGCAGGACGGCTGCATCTGGTTAGCCA GGAGTCCTTTAATTTGCTGCATCGAAATCTCTCACTGTATCGCAGCTACCCACGGTCCTATCAGCGGCAGCGGCTGTGGCGCTTCCCCTTCCCCACGGTGCGGGAGCTAAGGGAAGCGAGCAG CATGGTGGCAATGGCCACATCAGCataccctcctcctcctccattttACCGACTTTACAAGGACTACGAGCAGGATCCCTCATCCGCACCAgaacctccacctccaccgccaaTTGATCAAATATATACAACCTTTGGCACTGATCGCAAA ACAAATGAGTTGCTGCCAAGCTTGGAAAGTCATAATCTCCGTCAGCTttatccaaacagccccaatATTG ACTTCAAAAAGGAGCTAAGGACCCTCAACAGAGAGCTTCAGCTGCATATTTTGGAGCTGGCAGATATTTTAGTGGAGAGACCATCTCAGTATGCTCGCAGGGTAGAAGATATTTCACTTATATTCAGTAACTTACACCATCTTCTCAATTCCCTACGACCTCATCAG GCAAGAGCCACATTGATTCACATGCTTGAGAGCCAAATTCAGCGCCGCAAGCAAGCAATCGAAGATATAAAACA gaggagagaggaagcgCAAAAACTTCTTGGGGAGTCACTGCTAATCTTAGATGGAAGCCAAACTAATTAA
- the LOC101773754 gene encoding mediator of RNA polymerase II transcription subunit 7a isoform X2, whose product MLCLPSDWKYTVSTDLTDQNRHQVPVDFHPVPHSVRRGVTGVRRRPDAAVRCYPRSYQRQRLWRFPFPTVRELREASSMVAMATSAYPPPPPFYRLYKDYEQDPSSAPEPPPPPPIDQIYTTFGTDRKTNELLPSLESHNLRQLYPNSPNIDFKKELRTLNRELQLHILELADILVERPSQYARRVEDISLIFSNLHHLLNSLRPHQARATLIHMLESQIQRRKQAIEDIKQRREEAQKLLGESLLILDGSQTN is encoded by the exons ATGTTGTGTCTGCCGTCCGATTGGAAATATACGGTATCCACTGACTTAACGGATCAGAATCGTCACCAGGTTCCCGTCGATTTCCATCCCGTTCCCCACTCGGTGCGGCGTGGGGTAACTGGGGTTCGTCGCCGGCCTGACGCTGCCGTCCGCTG CTACCCACGGTCCTATCAGCGGCAGCGGCTGTGGCGCTTCCCCTTCCCCACGGTGCGGGAGCTAAGGGAAGCGAGCAG CATGGTGGCAATGGCCACATCAGCataccctcctcctcctccattttACCGACTTTACAAGGACTACGAGCAGGATCCCTCATCCGCACCAgaacctccacctccaccgccaaTTGATCAAATATATACAACCTTTGGCACTGATCGCAAA ACAAATGAGTTGCTGCCAAGCTTGGAAAGTCATAATCTCCGTCAGCTttatccaaacagccccaatATTG ACTTCAAAAAGGAGCTAAGGACCCTCAACAGAGAGCTTCAGCTGCATATTTTGGAGCTGGCAGATATTTTAGTGGAGAGACCATCTCAGTATGCTCGCAGGGTAGAAGATATTTCACTTATATTCAGTAACTTACACCATCTTCTCAATTCCCTACGACCTCATCAG GCAAGAGCCACATTGATTCACATGCTTGAGAGCCAAATTCAGCGCCGCAAGCAAGCAATCGAAGATATAAAACA gaggagagaggaagcgCAAAAACTTCTTGGGGAGTCACTGCTAATCTTAGATGGAAGCCAAACTAATTAA
- the LOC101773754 gene encoding mediator of RNA polymerase II transcription subunit 7a isoform X1, with amino-acid sequence MLCLPSDWKYTVSTDLTDQNRHQVPVDFHPVPHSVRRGVTGVRRRPDAAVRWESFNLLHRNLSLYRSYPRSYQRQRLWRFPFPTVRELREASSMVAMATSAYPPPPPFYRLYKDYEQDPSSAPEPPPPPPIDQIYTTFGTDRKTNELLPSLESHNLRQLYPNSPNIDFKKELRTLNRELQLHILELADILVERPSQYARRVEDISLIFSNLHHLLNSLRPHQARATLIHMLESQIQRRKQAIEDIKQRREEAQKLLGESLLILDGSQTN; translated from the exons ATGTTGTGTCTGCCGTCCGATTGGAAATATACGGTATCCACTGACTTAACGGATCAGAATCGTCACCAGGTTCCCGTCGATTTCCATCCCGTTCCCCACTCGGTGCGGCGTGGGGTAACTGGGGTTCGTCGCCGGCCTGACGCTGCCGTCCGCTG GGAGTCCTTTAATTTGCTGCATCGAAATCTCTCACTGTATCGCAGCTACCCACGGTCCTATCAGCGGCAGCGGCTGTGGCGCTTCCCCTTCCCCACGGTGCGGGAGCTAAGGGAAGCGAGCAG CATGGTGGCAATGGCCACATCAGCataccctcctcctcctccattttACCGACTTTACAAGGACTACGAGCAGGATCCCTCATCCGCACCAgaacctccacctccaccgccaaTTGATCAAATATATACAACCTTTGGCACTGATCGCAAA ACAAATGAGTTGCTGCCAAGCTTGGAAAGTCATAATCTCCGTCAGCTttatccaaacagccccaatATTG ACTTCAAAAAGGAGCTAAGGACCCTCAACAGAGAGCTTCAGCTGCATATTTTGGAGCTGGCAGATATTTTAGTGGAGAGACCATCTCAGTATGCTCGCAGGGTAGAAGATATTTCACTTATATTCAGTAACTTACACCATCTTCTCAATTCCCTACGACCTCATCAG GCAAGAGCCACATTGATTCACATGCTTGAGAGCCAAATTCAGCGCCGCAAGCAAGCAATCGAAGATATAAAACA gaggagagaggaagcgCAAAAACTTCTTGGGGAGTCACTGCTAATCTTAGATGGAAGCCAAACTAATTAA